The following is a genomic window from Fusarium oxysporum Fo47 chromosome IV, complete sequence.
ATCCGGACCAATGCTGCCCCAGATCGGCTTTGTGAGGTCGTAGGTTCGTAGGTTGATGTTCAATTCGTCGTCTCGGTATGTCGCTCGCAGTAATTGTCGTGGTGTGATGCACAGATTCTAGGCCGAGTGAGATCCAATCGAATTGGAGGGTAGGTACGTACCCGGCCGGCCGAGGAATCGGGACTTCAGACCAATGAGAGAGCTACGATGGCCAACAGCATCAGCCCATTTTAGGTCAGCATCCTTGTCGATATTCAGCTTCAGGGTAGGCAGTTTtagcatcatcttcctcatttttatatcttattgTTAGTAGCATTGTCATTCTTTGAAACTCCAGTGTACCTTATCACTTCATTTAGTTCCTGATACTATTCGATATATCGATAATTGTTCCAATAGGCCAATACGTTTTGAGTGGCAAGTCACTTAGCTGTCAGGACTTTCCAACTGCTCTTTTTCCCTTGTTAAGGCCGTTTCCCACAAACGACTTACACGGCAAACAAAACATTATGATGCGTTGATGTAAGAATCTTAGGATGCTACACAATCTCGCACGTCAAGGCGTTTAATGTCGATCTCGAGCCACATATCTAGTGGATGCTAAAGGTGTGCCTAATGCAACTTGAACACTTCCCCATGTTCTAAGTCCGTTAACTCCAGCTCTCAGCTGCTTGTTTCGATCATCTTGACAACTGCTTTTGCTGAATAACTGCATGAACTGATCTTGATCTAAACGTATTAAGGTAGTTCGCCGGTTTAGTGCATCTTGAGAAACCAATGAGAATGTTTACGTGAGTTCGCTTGAGCTAGGTTACGAGGTCTTGTTCCTTTGGTTGTATGAATGGATGTCAACTCTTGCTACGTGCCCGTATGCACCTCGTATGTACCGCGGAAGCTGAGTCAATTTCAATATCTTCTGATGAACGCATCGCGAAATATGTCACTGTTCTTCAGTACCTAAGTACGGGTCCGACAAATCCGTTTAAGTCCAGAAGGTCCGTTCCCAAACGGTGTGGATGGTATTGGTAGGAGTTGCCAGTTCCATATGATAGATCTGAATATATAAAGTCAGAAGAGAACCTTTCACCATCAACTGGAGAAATATTCACAACTCTTATATCTGATAACATAAATCCAGCCACCATCGATTGTTCTTCTGCAGTGACGCCATTGCCGCTGCCACTATCATCACCACTTTCACTCACTGCCCACTCCATCCTCATTATCCCTACAAATCCATTCCCACTACATCTTTTCACCTCATCTTCGCAACTCTGTATCACGAACACTAGCAACCTACCGCAACAAACAATGGCTCTCCCTTTCGCACCACCCCCCAAAAGTCCTCTGGGGCGCTACCGACTTTTGTCACCAACTGCATCGGTTTGGGTGTCCCCTATTTGCCTTGGTACCATGAACTTTGGAAATGCTTGGTGAGATACACATCCAATTATGCCTACTATCTACTAACAGTAGCGTAGGAAAGAGTGGATGGGAGAATGCGACCAGTCCACGTCGGAGTCAATTTTGGATTTCTTCTATGAACAGGTATGAACACCATATATCGAATACAAGATATCGACGATGTACTAATGGAAGAACAGGGCGGAAACTTTATTGACTCTGCAAACAATTACCAATTCCAGGAAACCGAGAAATGGGTGGGAGAATGGATGAGGAAACGCGGTAACCGTGATGAAATCGGTTTGTGACCCTTTCTCACTCAACACTGGGTGCTGAACTGACGTATTCCCTCAGTTGTTGCTACCAAATACACCACCAACTTTCGAGCCGGACCTGGTGCTCCTAATATCATGGTGAACTTCACTGGCAACGGAACGAAAAGTCTGAGGGCTTCAGTTGAGGCCAGCCTTAAGAACCTGCAGACCGATTACATTGATCTTGTAGGTATTTTCTTACGAGCGAAGCCCAGAATGCTAAGCTAACAGGGCCATAGCTCTATGTTCACTGGTATGACGGCAACACCTCTATTCCAGAGCTGATGCAATCTCTCAACCAACTCGTACTCTCTGGAAAGGTCCTCCACTTGGGCGTCAGCGACACTCCTGCTTGGATCGTGAGGTAAGATACAATGTGCCTTCTACGAGCGAATAACTTGCTGAAACCCCCATAGCAAGGCCAACGAGTATGCTCGCTGCAATGGACTCCGCCAATTCTCCGTTTACCAAGGTCGTTGGTCTGCGGCCTCGCGTGACTTCGAGCGAGACATCATCCCCATGTGCCAAGCTGAGGGCATGGGAATTGCCCCATGGGGATCTCTTGGAGGCGGAAAA
Proteins encoded in this region:
- a CDS encoding NADP-dependent oxidoreductase domain-containing protein is translated as MALPFAPPPKSPLGRYRLLSPTASVWVSPICLGTMNFGNAWKEWMGECDQSTSESILDFFYEQGGNFIDSANNYQFQETEKWVGEWMRKRGNRDEIVVATKYTTNFRAGPGAPNIMVNFTGNGTKSLRASVEASLKNLQTDYIDLLYVHWYDGNTSIPELMQSLNQLVLSGKVLHLGVSDTPAWIVSKANEYARCNGLRQFSVYQGRWSAASRDFERDIIPMCQAEGMGIAPWGSLGGGKFKTEEQRNAREGRRVEASEKEIRTSKVLESIANRKNTLITSIALAYVMHKTSYVFPIIGGRKVDHLKANIQALTLHLSPEDIQEIDGANEFDAGFPNDFLYRGGNSIGGPDVWLLQMGGTFDHIQPPKPISPAARGE